Proteins from a genomic interval of Salmo salar chromosome ssa14, Ssal_v3.1, whole genome shotgun sequence:
- the hgh1 gene encoding protein HGH1 homolog isoform X2 — MLSEVEAKELLSFLTLDTRPDVKGQATEYILGLSGNRDGCRYLQTKPDFLKALVTLTTDPSIAIVKDCYHSLINLSADETMHQSLIKDSDFLPMLFKNLLDPEFMFADRICTILTNLSRHVKTCKEVFKAMQEQEIGLAQIVDIFCTEGYNNQASLHYLGPLLSNLTQLPETRHFILDKERCVVQRLLPYTQYQASTIRRGGVIGTLRNCCFDHAHHEWLLSDAVDILPFLLLPLAGPEELSDEENEGLPVDLQYLPEDKEREEDPDIRKMLIETMILLTATKVGRQILKARNVYAIMREFHNWEKELHVAAACEKLIQVLIGDEPEPGMENLLEVEIPEDVEVKLKDMDAKEQEQLEKDQEDLLNPDKSQQCAGIVRMM, encoded by the exons ATGCTGAGTGAGGTAGAGGCCAAAGAGCTGCTGTCCTTCCTCACACTGGACACCAGGCCAGACGTCAAGGGCCAGGCTACGGAGTACATCCTGGGCCTCTCTGGCAACAGGGATGGCTGTCGCTACCTACAGACAAAACCTGACTTCCTTAAAGCCTTGGTGACCCTTACTACCGACCCCTCCATCGCTATCGTCAAAGACTGTTACCACTCTCTCATCAACCTCTCGGCTGATGAGACCATGCACCAATCGCTGATCAAAGACTCGGACTTCCTCCCTATGTTGTTTAAAAACCTCCTGGACCCAGAATTTATGTTTGCGGACCGTATCTGTACGATCCTCACTAACCTGTCGCGGCACGTGAAGACGTGTAAAGAGGTGTTTAAGGCTATGCAGGAGCAGGAGATAGGTTTGGCGCAGATAGTGGACATCTTCTGCACTGAGGGCTACAACAATCAGGCATCGCTCCATTACCTGGGCCCCCTCCTCTCCAACCTCACACAGCTGCCCGAGACCAGACACTTTATCCTGGATAAGGAGAG GTGTGTAGTTCAGAGGCTCCTTCCCTACACCCAATACCAGGCCTCAACAATCAGACGAGGGGGAGTCATTGGCACTCTGAGAAATTGTTGCTTTGATCATG CTCATCATGAGTGGTTGCTGAGTGATGCGGTGGACATTCTGCCTTTCCTGTTGCTGCCTCTCGCAGGGCCTGAGGAACTGTCTGACGAGGAGAATGAAG GGTTACCCGTCGACCTCCAGTACTTACCAGAGgacaaggaaagagaggaggatccTGACATTCGCAAGATGCTCATTGAGACCATGATACTG TTGACAGCTACCAAAGTAGGTAGGCAGATTCTGAAGGCCAGGAACGTCTACGCCATCATGAGGGAGTTCCACAACTGGGAAAAGGAACTTCACGTGGCCGCTGCTTGTGAGAAGCTCATACAG GTGCTGATCGGGGACGAGCCAGAGCCAGGCATGGAGAACCTGTTGGAGGTGGAGATTCCTGAGGACGTGGAGGTGAAGCTCAAAGACATGGATGCCAAGGAGCAGGAGCAGTTGGAGAAGGACCAGGAAGATCTGTTAAATCCAGACAAGTCCCAGCAGTGTGCTGGCATAGTGAGGATGATGTAG
- the hgh1 gene encoding protein HGH1 homolog isoform X3 translates to MSFQNTDVRIYQHGKAHEDDIWITIFLLTTNMLSEVEAKELLSFLTLDTRPDVKGQATEYILGLSGNRDGCRYLQTKPDFLKALVTLTTDPSIAIVKDCYHSLINLSADETMHQSLIKDSDFLPMLFKNLLDPEFMFADRICTILTNLSRHVKTCKEVFKAMQEQEIGLAQIVDIFCTEGYNNQASLHYLGPLLSNLTQLPETRHFILDKERCVVQRLLPYTQYQASTIRRGGVIGTLRNCCFDHAHHEWLLSDAVDILPFLLLPLAGPEELSDEENEGLPVDLQYLPEDKEREEDPDIRKMLIETMILVCVTWSQCHASTNTQPSVSLNH, encoded by the exons ATGTCATTTCAAAATACGGATGTACGTATTTATCAGCATGGAAAGGCACATGAGGATGAT ATTTGGATTACAATATTTCTACTGACCACCAACATGCTGAGTGAGGTAGAGGCCAAAGAGCTGCTGTCCTTCCTCACACTGGACACCAGGCCAGACGTCAAGGGCCAGGCTACGGAGTACATCCTGGGCCTCTCTGGCAACAGGGATGGCTGTCGCTACCTACAGACAAAACCTGACTTCCTTAAAGCCTTGGTGACCCTTACTACCGACCCCTCCATCGCTATCGTCAAAGACTGTTACCACTCTCTCATCAACCTCTCGGCTGATGAGACCATGCACCAATCGCTGATCAAAGACTCGGACTTCCTCCCTATGTTGTTTAAAAACCTCCTGGACCCAGAATTTATGTTTGCGGACCGTATCTGTACGATCCTCACTAACCTGTCGCGGCACGTGAAGACGTGTAAAGAGGTGTTTAAGGCTATGCAGGAGCAGGAGATAGGTTTGGCGCAGATAGTGGACATCTTCTGCACTGAGGGCTACAACAATCAGGCATCGCTCCATTACCTGGGCCCCCTCCTCTCCAACCTCACACAGCTGCCCGAGACCAGACACTTTATCCTGGATAAGGAGAG GTGTGTAGTTCAGAGGCTCCTTCCCTACACCCAATACCAGGCCTCAACAATCAGACGAGGGGGAGTCATTGGCACTCTGAGAAATTGTTGCTTTGATCATG CTCATCATGAGTGGTTGCTGAGTGATGCGGTGGACATTCTGCCTTTCCTGTTGCTGCCTCTCGCAGGGCCTGAGGAACTGTCTGACGAGGAGAATGAAG GGTTACCCGTCGACCTCCAGTACTTACCAGAGgacaaggaaagagaggaggatccTGACATTCGCAAGATGCTCATTGAGACCATGATACTGGTTTGTGTCACCTGGAGTCAATGCCATGCTTCCACCAACACACAACCATCTGTGTCACTGAACCA TTGA
- the LOC106570431 gene encoding uncharacterized protein, with amino-acid sequence MKHSDFGYKSFRPGQEQAIMRILSGLSTLVVLSTGMGKSLCYQLPAYLYVQRSNSITLVVFSTGMRKSLCYQLPAYLYVQRSNSITLVVFSTGMWKSLCYQLPAYLYVQRSNSITLVVLSTGMGKSLCYQLPAYLYVQRSNSITLVVLSTGMWKSLCYQLPAYLYVQRSNSITLVVLSTGMGKSLCYQLPAYLYVQRSNSITLVVLSTGMRKSLCYQLPAYLYAQRSNSITLVVLSTGMGKSLCYQLPAYLYAQRSNSITLVVFSTGMGKSLCYQLPAYLYAQRSNSITLVGSPLVSLMDDQLSGLPSKLKAAAIHSNMSKKQREAAIEKVKAGEVHVLLLSPEALVGGGHSGSGCLPPADQLPPVAFACIDEAHCVCDPTTSGPATCVSASLLGVEGPSRSSAHR; translated from the exons ATGAAGCACTCAGACTTTGGGTACAAGTCTTTCAGACCAGGGCAGGAACAGGCCATCATGAGAATTCTATCAG GTCTGTCCACTCTAGTGGTGCTCTCCACAGGCATGGGGAAGTCTCTGTGCTACCAGCTGCCTGCCTACCTCTATGTCCAGAGGTCCAACAGTATCACTCTAGTGGTGTTCTCCACAGGCATGAGGAAGTCTCTGTGCTACCAGCTGCCTGCCTACCTCTATGTCCAGAGGTCCAACAGTATCACTCTAGTGGTGTTCTCCACAGGCATGTGGAAGTCTCTGTGCTACCAGCTGCCTGCCTACCTCTATGTCCAGAGGTCCAACAGTATCACTCTAGTGGTGCTCTCCACAGGCATGGGGAAGTCTCTGTGCTACCAGCTGCCTGCCTACCTCTATGTCCAGAGGTCCAACAGTATCACTCTAGTGGTGCTCTCCACAGGCATGTGGAAGTCTCTGTGCTACCAGCTGCCTGCCTACCTCTATGTCCAGAGGTCCAACAGTATCACTCTAGTGGTGCTCTCCACAGGCATGGGGAAGTCTCTGTGCTACCAGCTGCCTGCCTACCTCTATGTCCAGAGGTCCAACAGTATCACTCTAGTGGTGCTCTCCACAGGCATGAGGAAGTCTCTGTGCTACCAGCTGCCTGCCTACCTCTATGCCCAGAGGTCCAACAGTATCACTCTAGTGGTGCTCTCCACAGGCATGGGGAAGTCTCTGTGCTACCAGCTGCCTGCCTACCTCTATGCCCAGAGGTCCAACAGTATCACTCTAGTGGTGTTCTCCACAGGCATGGGGAAGTCTCTGTGCTACCAGCTGCCTGCCTACCTCTATGCCCAGAGGTCCAACAGTATCACTCTAGTGGGATCACCACTGGTATCTCTTATGGATGATCAG CTATCTGGACTCCCATCCAAACTGAAAGCAGCTGCTATTCACTCCAATATGTCTAAAAAACAGAGGGAGGCAGCCATTGAAAAG GTTAAGGCAGGTGAGGTCCATGTCCTGCTCCTGTCCCCTGAGGCGTTGGTAGGTGGAGGTCACTCTGGCTCTGGCTGTCTGCCCCCAGCTGACCAGCTCCCCCCGGTGGCCTTTGCCTGTATTGACGAGGCCCACTGTGTCTGTGATCCCACAACTTCAGGCCCAGCTACCTGCGTCTCTGCAAG TCTCCTAGGTGTTGAGGGACCGTCCAGGTCATCTGCACACCGCTAG
- the hgh1 gene encoding protein HGH1 homolog isoform X1 codes for MSFQNTDVRIYQHGKAHEDDIWITIFLLTTNMLSEVEAKELLSFLTLDTRPDVKGQATEYILGLSGNRDGCRYLQTKPDFLKALVTLTTDPSIAIVKDCYHSLINLSADETMHQSLIKDSDFLPMLFKNLLDPEFMFADRICTILTNLSRHVKTCKEVFKAMQEQEIGLAQIVDIFCTEGYNNQASLHYLGPLLSNLTQLPETRHFILDKERCVVQRLLPYTQYQASTIRRGGVIGTLRNCCFDHAHHEWLLSDAVDILPFLLLPLAGPEELSDEENEGLPVDLQYLPEDKEREEDPDIRKMLIETMILLTATKVGRQILKARNVYAIMREFHNWEKELHVAAACEKLIQVLIGDEPEPGMENLLEVEIPEDVEVKLKDMDAKEQEQLEKDQEDLLNPDKSQQCAGIVRMM; via the exons ATGTCATTTCAAAATACGGATGTACGTATTTATCAGCATGGAAAGGCACATGAGGATGAT ATTTGGATTACAATATTTCTACTGACCACCAACATGCTGAGTGAGGTAGAGGCCAAAGAGCTGCTGTCCTTCCTCACACTGGACACCAGGCCAGACGTCAAGGGCCAGGCTACGGAGTACATCCTGGGCCTCTCTGGCAACAGGGATGGCTGTCGCTACCTACAGACAAAACCTGACTTCCTTAAAGCCTTGGTGACCCTTACTACCGACCCCTCCATCGCTATCGTCAAAGACTGTTACCACTCTCTCATCAACCTCTCGGCTGATGAGACCATGCACCAATCGCTGATCAAAGACTCGGACTTCCTCCCTATGTTGTTTAAAAACCTCCTGGACCCAGAATTTATGTTTGCGGACCGTATCTGTACGATCCTCACTAACCTGTCGCGGCACGTGAAGACGTGTAAAGAGGTGTTTAAGGCTATGCAGGAGCAGGAGATAGGTTTGGCGCAGATAGTGGACATCTTCTGCACTGAGGGCTACAACAATCAGGCATCGCTCCATTACCTGGGCCCCCTCCTCTCCAACCTCACACAGCTGCCCGAGACCAGACACTTTATCCTGGATAAGGAGAG GTGTGTAGTTCAGAGGCTCCTTCCCTACACCCAATACCAGGCCTCAACAATCAGACGAGGGGGAGTCATTGGCACTCTGAGAAATTGTTGCTTTGATCATG CTCATCATGAGTGGTTGCTGAGTGATGCGGTGGACATTCTGCCTTTCCTGTTGCTGCCTCTCGCAGGGCCTGAGGAACTGTCTGACGAGGAGAATGAAG GGTTACCCGTCGACCTCCAGTACTTACCAGAGgacaaggaaagagaggaggatccTGACATTCGCAAGATGCTCATTGAGACCATGATACTG TTGACAGCTACCAAAGTAGGTAGGCAGATTCTGAAGGCCAGGAACGTCTACGCCATCATGAGGGAGTTCCACAACTGGGAAAAGGAACTTCACGTGGCCGCTGCTTGTGAGAAGCTCATACAG GTGCTGATCGGGGACGAGCCAGAGCCAGGCATGGAGAACCTGTTGGAGGTGGAGATTCCTGAGGACGTGGAGGTGAAGCTCAAAGACATGGATGCCAAGGAGCAGGAGCAGTTGGAGAAGGACCAGGAAGATCTGTTAAATCCAGACAAGTCCCAGCAGTGTGCTGGCATAGTGAGGATGATGTAG
- the LOC106570427 gene encoding testis-specific serine/threonine-protein kinase 5, whose protein sequence is MSATGTRVKDSGKSLHERTIECRENGYLLSGKKIGTGAFSKVYLGYATPNKISKNYKLANDLRSKNHNMVAIKIISINEAPLEYSKKFLHREIYALNATYRHPGVVQLYDMFRSLKRFYLILELALSGDLLEHINAVSHSKGSPGLSEEEARRLFKQIVNAVMHCHNNHIVHRDLKCENILLDEQGFVKLTDFGFANHYTDRSALMNTFCGSVAYTAPEILLSRKYNGEQADLWSLGVILYAMVTGKLPYHEKHPRKLVQLIRKELPFHHPVSSGCQDLIKKLLEWQPTARLPLDQVNTHQWMMPSMTGLLYKLRATRSDITHKNKALDKKLKDESTGCVTGHSGPGTPTRSSFRHTSLPERPQRTVVAPHYRPGASSAGCHRREPPQEKREEPPCPKPPLVSPCRLLMRPTQSQSTNTNRLFVTRPRPPFAPKPFHNLPNFRKPGSRQLHSPSGKLTAAPPTTF, encoded by the exons ATGAGTGCAACTGGTACGAGAGTAAAGGACTCTGGGAAGTCGCTTCATGAGAGGACCATAGAGTGTCGAGAGAATGGCTACCTTCTCTCTGGCAAGAAGATTGGGACAGGTGCTTTCTCCAAGGTCTACCTGGGGTACGCTACCCCAAATAAGATCAGTAAGAACTACAAGCTGGCCAATGACCTGAGGAGCAAGAACCACAATATG GTGGCTATCAAAATCATCTCTATCAACGAGGCTCCCCTAGAATACTCCAAGAAATtcctacacagagagatataTGCTCTGAACGCTACGTACAGACACCCAGGGGTG GTCCAGTTGTATGACATGTTCCGTTCACTGAAGCGGTTCTATCTGATTCTGGAGCTGGCTCTGAGCGGAGACCTTTTAGAACACATCAACGCCGTGTCCCATAGCAAGGGCAGCCCGGGCCTCAGTGAAGAGGAGGCTCGGAGGCTCTTCAAACAGATAGTCAACGCTGTCATGCACTGTCACAACAACCACATAGTACACAG GGACCTGAAATGTGAAAACATACTGTTGGACGAGCAAGGATTTGTGAAATTGACTG ACTTTGGCTTTGCCAACCACTACACAGACAGGAGTGCTCTGATGAACACCTTCTGTGGTTCCGTGGCCTACACTGCCCCAGAGATCCTACTGTCTCGCAAATACAACGGAGAACAAGCTGACCTGTGGAGCCT aggGGTGATTCTGTATGCCATGGTCACAGGGAAGCTTCCCTACCATGAGAAGCACCCACGCAAACTGGTCCAACTCATCAGGAAAGAGCTGCCGTTCCACCACCCAGTTTCTTCAG GCTGCCAGGACCTGATTAAGAAGCTGTTAGAGTGGCAGCCCACCGCCCGCCTGCCCCTGGACCAGGTCAACACACACCAGTGGATGATGCCATCCATGACCGGCCTACTCTACAAGCTGCGTGCCACCAGGAGCGACATCACCCACAAGAACAAAGCCCTGGACAAGAAGCTTAAAGACG AGTCGACTGGATGCGTAACAGGCCACTCGGGCCCTGGCACCCCCACCCGTTCATCCTTCAGACACACCAGCCTGCCCGAGAGGCCCCAGCGAACTGTAGTGGCCCCCCACTACCGCCCCGGGGCCAGCAGCGCAGGCTGCCATCGCCGTGAACCgccacaggagaagagagaggagccgCCCTGCCCCAAGCCCCCCTTGGTGTCCCCCTGTCGGCTCCTGATGAGACCCACCCAAAGCCAGAGCACCAACACCAACCGTCTCTTTGTGACCCGGCCCCGGCCGCCCTTCGCCCCAAAGCCCTTCCACAACCTCCCCAACTTCCGGAAGCCTGGCTCCAGGCAGCTGCATAGCCCCTCAGGCAAGCTGACAGCAGCACCCCCAACCACCTTCTGA